Proteins encoded by one window of Enterococcus faecalis:
- a CDS encoding methylated-DNA--[protein]-cysteine S-methyltransferase: MAKKIYYAQQEWQNDHYYLGVTDAGLAFVGSANQSIEELKNWYPQAQLEASEKKTAPYKEALISYLNQHSTTFACPIDIKGTPFQKEVWQALQEIPYGETMTYQEISEKIGRPRAVRAVGTAIGKNPLLMVIPCHRVIGSKGQLTGYRGGLAMKQALLTFEQS; this comes from the coding sequence ATGGCAAAAAAGATTTATTATGCGCAACAAGAATGGCAGAACGATCACTATTATCTTGGTGTGACAGACGCTGGACTAGCTTTTGTAGGTTCAGCCAATCAATCGATAGAAGAGCTGAAAAACTGGTATCCTCAAGCACAATTAGAAGCTTCTGAAAAGAAAACTGCGCCTTATAAAGAAGCATTAATAAGTTATCTTAACCAACATTCGACAACGTTTGCTTGCCCCATAGACATCAAAGGAACGCCCTTTCAAAAAGAAGTTTGGCAGGCGTTGCAAGAAATACCTTATGGTGAGACAATGACCTATCAAGAAATTTCAGAAAAAATTGGGCGTCCACGTGCGGTTCGAGCAGTTGGCACAGCGATTGGGAAAAATCCTTTATTAATGGTCATTCCTTGCCATCGAGTCATCGGCAGCAAGGGACAATTAACCGGTTACCGTGGTGGTTTAGCAATGAAACAAGCATTATTAACATTTGAACAGTCTTAA
- a CDS encoding cation diffusion facilitator family transporter — METKKSSGMFAVIAALIANILVAISKFVGFALSGSTAMMNESIHSVVDCSNQVLLLFGNKRASRGQSALHQFGEGRAKYFFSTIVATMLFFGGGALGVMEAIQKLLHPSHEVENVAIVIGILIFGLLVEGSSLRVAMKEIKELNTEKLSLLKFLRESRHSEILIIFTEDFCAVIGLCLALVGTLLTMVTGIAAFDAISGLLIGLLLMCAAIFLAKEFYSLIIGESVTATDLAKIKTAFDRADVEKLIDVKTVHLGPTEILVAAKIDVVEPMEEDAPDVVNAIERDIRSKMPDKKIYIYIEVDDYDVNYVRK, encoded by the coding sequence ATGGAGACAAAAAAATCGAGCGGCATGTTTGCAGTTATTGCCGCACTGATTGCGAATATTTTAGTAGCGATTAGTAAATTTGTTGGTTTTGCTTTAAGTGGTAGTACCGCTATGATGAATGAAAGTATCCACAGTGTCGTGGACTGTAGTAATCAGGTGTTATTGCTTTTTGGGAATAAGCGCGCTTCTCGTGGACAAAGTGCGTTACATCAATTTGGAGAAGGCCGTGCAAAATACTTTTTTAGTACAATTGTTGCAACGATGCTCTTTTTTGGTGGGGGCGCGTTAGGCGTAATGGAGGCTATTCAGAAGTTACTGCATCCCTCTCATGAAGTAGAAAATGTGGCTATTGTCATTGGTATTTTAATTTTTGGTTTGCTTGTGGAAGGTAGCTCTTTGCGTGTAGCGATGAAAGAAATCAAAGAATTGAATACAGAGAAGTTATCGCTCTTAAAATTTTTGCGAGAAAGTCGTCACAGTGAAATTTTAATTATTTTTACGGAAGACTTTTGTGCGGTTATTGGTTTGTGTTTAGCTTTGGTGGGAACCCTTTTAACAATGGTAACTGGGATTGCTGCATTTGATGCTATCAGTGGTTTACTGATTGGTTTACTATTAATGTGTGCAGCCATTTTCTTAGCGAAAGAATTTTATAGTTTGATTATAGGAGAAAGTGTGACCGCTACAGATTTAGCAAAAATTAAAACCGCATTTGATCGGGCGGATGTTGAAAAACTAATTGATGTAAAGACCGTTCATTTAGGTCCAACTGAAATTTTAGTAGCGGCAAAAATTGATGTGGTAGAACCAATGGAAGAAGATGCACCTGATGTTGTGAATGCGATTGAACGAGACATTCGCAGTAAAATGCCTGATAAAAAAATCTATATCTATATTGAAGTTGACGATTATGATGTGAATTACGTTCGTAAATAA
- the fabF gene encoding beta-ketoacyl-ACP synthase II translates to MKRVVITGMGAVTPLGNTVKEFWHNLVDGKLGIGKITKFDSEDTGVALAGEVKEFDPSAVLERKEQKRMDLFSQYGLVAALEAWEMSGLTEATIDPTRLGVIVGSGIGGMTTLQDQVRVMDKKGAKRVTPFFVPMVIANMAAGNISIRLGAKGPSQTIVTACASATNAIGEAFRTIKYGLADMMVTGGTEATVCEIGIAGFAALNALNTTEDATRASIPFDKERKGFVMGEGAGMLVLEELEHAQKRGATIYGEIVGYGSNCDASHMTAPLKDGSGAAAAMEMAIAEAGITPEQIGYINAHGTSTPANDAAETTAIKRVFGERASQIPISSTKSMTGHLLGAAGGIEAIACVQTLQEGKAHPTVGYQVADPDCDLDYVTEGARDITADYTISNSFGFGGHNGVICLKKWEEN, encoded by the coding sequence ATGAAAAGAGTGGTCATAACCGGCATGGGTGCCGTAACACCATTAGGCAATACCGTAAAAGAATTTTGGCATAATCTAGTGGATGGCAAACTAGGAATTGGCAAAATTACTAAATTTGATTCTGAAGATACTGGGGTAGCTTTGGCTGGCGAAGTGAAAGAGTTTGACCCAAGTGCTGTTTTAGAACGCAAAGAGCAAAAAAGAATGGACTTATTTTCTCAATATGGCTTGGTCGCTGCTTTAGAAGCGTGGGAAATGAGTGGTTTAACAGAAGCAACGATTGACCCGACTCGTTTAGGTGTGATTGTCGGTAGTGGGATTGGCGGGATGACTACCTTACAAGACCAAGTACGGGTAATGGATAAAAAAGGCGCAAAACGCGTAACACCATTTTTCGTGCCCATGGTAATTGCTAATATGGCAGCGGGAAATATTTCGATTCGTTTAGGTGCAAAAGGACCTTCTCAAACTATCGTGACTGCTTGTGCTTCTGCGACGAATGCGATTGGTGAAGCTTTTCGCACGATTAAATATGGTTTAGCGGACATGATGGTAACTGGGGGGACAGAAGCCACAGTATGTGAAATTGGGATTGCAGGCTTTGCAGCATTGAATGCTTTAAATACAACAGAAGATGCGACTCGGGCTTCGATTCCTTTTGATAAAGAACGAAAAGGTTTTGTGATGGGTGAAGGCGCAGGAATGCTGGTTTTAGAAGAACTCGAGCATGCACAGAAACGTGGCGCAACTATCTACGGCGAAATTGTTGGCTATGGCAGCAACTGTGATGCTAGCCACATGACCGCTCCTTTAAAAGACGGTAGTGGCGCGGCGGCTGCGATGGAAATGGCGATTGCAGAAGCAGGGATTACACCGGAACAAATTGGGTATATCAATGCTCATGGTACGTCAACCCCAGCGAATGACGCTGCGGAAACAACGGCCATCAAGCGTGTCTTTGGTGAGCGAGCATCGCAAATTCCAATTTCAAGTACAAAGAGTATGACTGGACATTTATTGGGCGCGGCTGGCGGTATCGAAGCGATCGCTTGTGTGCAAACATTGCAAGAAGGAAAAGCTCATCCGACAGTAGGCTACCAAGTTGCTGATCCAGATTGTGATTTAGATTATGTCACAGAAGGTGCACGTGACATTACAGCGGACTATACAATTAGTAATTCGTTTGGCTTTGGAGGCCATAATGGTGTAATTTGCTTGAAGAAATGGGAGGAAAACTAG
- the fabZ gene encoding 3-hydroxyacyl-ACP dehydratase FabZ: MKKVMTATEIMEMIPNRYPICYIDYVDEIIPNEKIIATKNVTINEEFFQGHFPGNPTMPGVLIIEALAQVGSILILKMDQFEGETAYIGGINKAKFRQKVVPGDVLKLHFEIVKLRDFVGIGKATAYVEDKKVCECELTFIVGR; encoded by the coding sequence ATGAAAAAAGTAATGACTGCAACAGAAATTATGGAAATGATTCCTAATCGCTATCCGATTTGTTATATTGATTATGTGGATGAAATTATTCCAAATGAAAAGATTATTGCAACAAAAAATGTGACAATTAACGAAGAGTTTTTCCAAGGACATTTTCCTGGAAATCCAACAATGCCAGGCGTTTTGATTATTGAAGCATTGGCACAAGTAGGTTCGATTTTAATCTTAAAAATGGATCAATTTGAAGGTGAAACGGCCTATATTGGCGGTATCAACAAAGCCAAATTCCGTCAAAAAGTGGTCCCTGGTGATGTCTTGAAATTACATTTTGAAATCGTCAAATTACGTGACTTTGTCGGCATCGGCAAAGCGACTGCTTACGTGGAAGATAAAAAGGTCTGCGAATGTGAATTGACGTTCATTGTGGGACGATAA
- a CDS encoding HD domain-containing protein, with product MFENESLSFEEQTIIQAAERYVQQELANEASGHDWWHIYRVTQLAKTIAEKEQANLFLCILTALLHDIGDEKFNESEEAGLLKVQQWLEANNVSTEQTNHILSIIANMSFKGGNTGKTVTTLEGKVIQDADRLDAIGAIGIARVMAYSGNKGRLIHDPHKQPREQLTQEEYRNGEDTAIMHFYEKLLKLKEQMNTNYGRLLAEKRHQFMELYLEEFYQEWDGHR from the coding sequence ATGTTTGAAAATGAATCTCTCAGTTTTGAAGAACAAACAATTATTCAAGCAGCAGAGCGTTATGTTCAACAAGAATTAGCCAACGAAGCAAGTGGCCATGACTGGTGGCATATTTATCGAGTGACACAATTAGCAAAAACAATTGCAGAGAAAGAACAAGCAAATTTATTTTTATGTATATTAACAGCATTGTTACATGATATTGGCGATGAAAAATTTAACGAAAGTGAAGAGGCTGGCTTGCTAAAGGTGCAACAATGGTTGGAAGCAAATAACGTATCAACAGAGCAAACGAATCACATCCTTTCCATTATTGCTAATATGTCCTTTAAAGGAGGAAATACTGGGAAAACAGTTACTACATTAGAAGGAAAAGTGATCCAGGATGCGGATCGACTAGATGCCATCGGCGCAATTGGAATTGCACGGGTGATGGCTTATTCGGGAAATAAAGGCCGTTTAATTCACGATCCTCACAAACAACCTCGTGAACAGTTAACCCAAGAAGAATACCGGAATGGGGAAGATACTGCTATTATGCATTTTTATGAGAAACTTTTAAAGTTAAAGGAACAAATGAATACAAATTATGGTCGCTTATTGGCGGAAAAGCGTCATCAATTTATGGAACTTTATCTGGAGGAATTTTATCAAGAGTGGGACGGACACCGATAA
- a CDS encoding dihydroorotate oxidase, with protein sequence MSKTIYRRVFLLDISVEFSGHKLANVLMNASGIHCMTIKEMDELAASQAGAFVAKTATPNPRQGNEEPRYFDTPLGSINSMGLPNLGIDYYLDYQIARQKEFPEELRFLSVSGMNYEENIAILKKVQESEYTGVTEFNLSCPNLPGKPQIAYDFELTEKLLTEVFQFFTKPLGVKLPPFFDIAHFDAMAEILNKFPLVYVNSINSIGNGLYIDSDKEEVVIKPKGGFGGLGGEYVKPTALANVRAFAQRLKPEIKIIGTGGITCGKDVFEHLLCGATLVQVGTQLHQEGPQVFERLAKELQEIMAAKGYESIEEFRGKLKEM encoded by the coding sequence ATGAGTAAAACAATTTACAGGAGGGTTTTTCTTTTGGATATTTCAGTAGAGTTTTCGGGACATAAATTGGCGAATGTGTTAATGAACGCATCAGGCATTCATTGTATGACAATTAAGGAAATGGACGAGTTAGCGGCTTCTCAAGCAGGTGCTTTTGTCGCTAAGACGGCAACACCTAATCCTCGTCAGGGCAATGAGGAACCACGGTATTTTGATACACCATTAGGAAGTATTAACTCAATGGGCTTGCCTAATTTAGGGATTGATTATTATTTAGATTATCAGATTGCACGTCAAAAGGAATTTCCTGAGGAGTTACGCTTTTTATCTGTATCTGGTATGAATTATGAGGAAAATATTGCTATTTTAAAAAAAGTGCAAGAAAGTGAATACACAGGAGTGACAGAATTTAATTTGTCTTGTCCCAATTTGCCTGGTAAACCGCAAATTGCTTATGATTTTGAATTAACAGAAAAGCTTTTAACAGAAGTTTTCCAATTTTTTACTAAACCATTAGGTGTAAAATTACCCCCATTTTTTGATATTGCACATTTTGACGCAATGGCTGAAATTTTAAATAAATTCCCTTTAGTATACGTGAATAGTATTAATAGCATCGGTAATGGTTTATATATTGACAGTGACAAGGAAGAAGTGGTCATTAAACCAAAAGGAGGTTTCGGTGGGCTGGGCGGCGAATATGTCAAACCAACAGCGTTAGCCAATGTTCGTGCGTTTGCGCAACGTTTGAAACCAGAAATCAAAATTATTGGAACCGGCGGTATTACATGTGGAAAAGATGTTTTTGAGCATCTTTTATGCGGTGCGACATTAGTACAAGTTGGCACACAATTGCATCAAGAAGGTCCACAAGTTTTTGAGCGTCTAGCCAAAGAATTACAAGAAATCATGGCAGCAAAAGGTTATGAAAGTATTGAAGAATTTCGTGGGAAATTGAAAGAGATGTAA
- a CDS encoding DUF4809 family protein: MGEETMQEAIITSTVDLTSGGCNACGLVEDTVYTLAMNGVDIPLDGLTVAHLVSAVVARNGFKQELQMDMLDDEYILYRKEDTAVTFKETYNHLSYDNGSEKIQSKNKLEDLPKLFEQVNQILTTVFGIETVNFIIE; the protein is encoded by the coding sequence ATGGGGGAAGAAACGATGCAAGAGGCAATTATAACAAGTACAGTAGATTTAACCAGTGGTGGTTGCAACGCCTGTGGCTTAGTGGAAGATACCGTCTACACATTAGCAATGAATGGAGTGGACATTCCGTTAGATGGCTTGACTGTTGCTCATCTAGTTTCTGCTGTTGTTGCCAGAAATGGATTTAAACAGGAGCTGCAAATGGATATGCTAGATGACGAATATATCCTTTATCGAAAAGAAGACACAGCAGTAACTTTTAAAGAAACGTACAATCATTTAAGCTACGATAACGGTTCTGAAAAAATCCAATCTAAAAATAAACTGGAAGATTTACCAAAACTTTTTGAACAAGTCAATCAAATCCTAACAACTGTTTTTGGAATTGAAACTGTCAATTTTATTATAGAATAA
- a CDS encoding DNA-3-methyladenine glycosylase I codes for MNNYQWYTEQWGKPTREDDLLFLLLTVGVFQVGLSWKAAAGEKVAFMKNFCQMKPEKVAALLPDEVDRIVADPDMIRNRRKIEATIKNAQAILKVQEEFGSFANYLWQFVKNVPVLSIYEEAYQVPRTQLLSDNVAKDLKKRGFSFVGPIVTNMFLKASGIIQVEILNPE; via the coding sequence ATGAACAACTATCAATGGTATACAGAACAATGGGGAAAACCTACAAGAGAGGATGATTTGCTGTTTTTATTGTTGACGGTGGGTGTTTTTCAAGTTGGTTTAAGTTGGAAAGCAGCCGCAGGGGAAAAAGTAGCATTCATGAAAAATTTTTGCCAAATGAAGCCGGAAAAAGTTGCCGCGCTGTTGCCTGACGAAGTCGATCGAATAGTAGCTGATCCAGATATGATTCGCAATCGGCGCAAAATTGAAGCAACCATTAAAAATGCGCAAGCAATTTTAAAAGTACAAGAAGAATTTGGCAGTTTTGCCAATTATCTATGGCAATTTGTAAAAAACGTCCCCGTTTTATCTATTTATGAAGAAGCATACCAAGTCCCGCGCACACAGCTTTTGTCAGATAACGTAGCAAAAGACTTAAAAAAAAGAGGATTTTCTTTTGTAGGTCCGATTGTCACCAATATGTTTCTGAAAGCTAGCGGGATTATCCAGGTGGAAATTTTAAATCCAGAATAA
- a CDS encoding FusB/FusC family EF-G-binding protein has protein sequence MNPTIQPYQFNIIKEQVAVLLNTYTSVNDATTVKTVQALCVEKINGLFPEEHPAVTILLDKVMDRRLTRARAEKYLDELKETVLPFKEPSTPQVTKVFRKVKKLKIPEWENMDLRNNTYVGWNDAGTQKKFILAYRENKLIGVHGTLSPTIVKGVCSICQTITNVSMFLATTKSGGDGTYTKKGNYICHDSDTCNQQLTQPEYLEAFMENVKAVK, from the coding sequence ATGAACCCAACTATTCAACCTTACCAATTTAACATAATTAAAGAACAAGTCGCTGTGTTACTAAATACCTATACGTCTGTTAACGATGCTACGACTGTCAAAACTGTCCAGGCCTTATGTGTCGAAAAAATCAATGGGTTATTTCCAGAAGAACACCCTGCTGTTACGATTTTGTTGGACAAAGTGATGGATCGTCGTTTAACACGCGCACGTGCTGAAAAATATTTAGACGAATTAAAAGAAACCGTGCTGCCCTTTAAGGAACCTTCAACACCACAAGTCACGAAAGTCTTTCGCAAAGTGAAAAAGTTAAAGATTCCTGAGTGGGAAAACATGGATTTACGGAACAATACCTATGTCGGTTGGAACGACGCTGGGACTCAGAAAAAATTTATCTTAGCTTATCGAGAAAATAAATTAATCGGCGTCCATGGCACCCTTTCACCCACCATTGTTAAAGGTGTTTGCTCCATCTGTCAAACAATCACGAATGTGTCTATGTTCCTAGCTACCACCAAATCAGGCGGCGACGGAACCTACACGAAAAAAGGCAATTACATTTGCCATGATAGCGACACCTGTAACCAACAATTAACACAACCTGAATATTTGGAAGCCTTTATGGAAAATGTTAAGGCTGTGAAATAA
- the fabI gene encoding enoyl-ACP reductase FabI — MFLQNKNVVVMGVANKKSIAWGCAKALKDQGANVIYTYQNERMKKQVVKLADENDLLVECDVASDASIQAAFETIKNEVGTIDGLVHAIAFAKKEELSGNVSDITRDGFLLAQDISSYSLLAVTHYAKPLLNPGSGIVTLTYLGSERAIPNYNMMGIAKASLETAVKYLAFELAADKIRVNGISAGAIKTLAVTGVKDYDQLISISNERTPDKTGVTIEEVGNTCAFLVSELASGVVGDIIYVDKGVHLT; from the coding sequence ATGTTTTTACAAAATAAGAATGTCGTCGTAATGGGTGTTGCCAACAAAAAAAGTATTGCTTGGGGCTGTGCAAAAGCATTAAAAGATCAAGGGGCCAATGTTATTTATACGTATCAAAACGAACGCATGAAAAAGCAAGTGGTTAAATTAGCAGATGAAAATGATTTGTTGGTGGAGTGCGATGTTGCTTCTGATGCGTCCATTCAAGCAGCCTTTGAAACAATTAAAAATGAAGTGGGCACGATCGATGGACTAGTCCATGCGATTGCTTTTGCCAAAAAAGAAGAATTGTCTGGAAACGTTAGTGACATCACTCGTGATGGTTTCCTATTAGCACAAGATATTAGTAGCTACTCTCTTTTAGCAGTCACTCATTATGCGAAACCTTTGTTAAATCCTGGTTCAGGAATTGTCACATTGACGTATTTAGGTTCCGAACGTGCGATTCCTAACTATAATATGATGGGGATTGCTAAAGCATCTTTAGAAACTGCCGTGAAATATTTAGCTTTTGAATTAGCTGCAGATAAAATTCGTGTCAACGGAATCTCCGCAGGAGCGATTAAAACATTGGCTGTGACTGGTGTAAAAGACTACGATCAATTGATTAGTATTTCTAATGAGCGGACACCAGATAAAACAGGTGTAACCATTGAAGAAGTCGGAAACACTTGTGCCTTTTTAGTCAGTGAACTAGCTAGTGGTGTGGTCGGTGACATCATTTATGTCGATAAAGGCGTTCACTTAACTTAA